The Spinacia oleracea cultivar Varoflay chromosome 2, BTI_SOV_V1, whole genome shotgun sequence DNA segment ATTAACTAATCTAGCTAGCTATACATGTTTAACTTGAGCCATCCCTAAACATTACACAGCTGAAGAAAAACTTGACATGTCAAGGTGATTTTCACCCAAATCCACTAACTTGTGGtagttaaaaataaaaaataaaaaaatattagcgTACTACTCTTGTTGTTGGCCGTACAGAAAATGCACAACCGTAATAAAAAGTTGTTATACATGTTTATAACTCTTTATTTATGAATCAAATACGTAAAGTGCTAAAATACACAATAAGTGATCTAACAAGAACAATTTTTTTATCAAGCAATTTGGCCTCTTCTTTGAGAATGAGAGGATTGGCTGGATGAAAACTCTCATACCAGCTAGCAAATGAACTGAAATCATGACGGATTTCTCTTTACAACAACCGGCCATTTGTGCCGCGTGCGGGGTTGCCAACTTTAAGGCTTTATGTATGGGTTAAAACGTTtttatggaaaatgatttttttgccTTTCAATCATTTTTcgttgtttggtttgacaaATGATgaaaaataatacggagtaataattcataattccttcaaatatgaaaaaatatttttcattcGAAAGGAACCACATTTCTACCTTACCCTCTCCCTCTCTTCCCCTTAATCTTCACCATTTTCTCCCACTTTCTTTGAAGAACCAAACAACGAAAAGCTAGTTTGGAATGGTATTTTcccttttaaaatatttttcattaaaaatcatCTTGCattaaaacgttttacaccaaaccaactGGAGCATAAAGGTTAACAAACAAGCTCCACATGTTATATATGAGAACTCTTGTACTAATGAGGTCTTATCCTGTAATTTGTAATAATGCACTTATTGTGGCTCATCCTTCCCAAAAACACTAAATGAAGCACTACTAACTTAATATACCGATAAACTTAAATCTTAGATAGATGAAGGTACTCTCCTTAACAATCACAAGATTAGTTGGTAAGTAGACATTAAAAAGCACAAAATTAACCTTGCATATATATAGATAATCACCTCAAGAATAGTGGAAACGTGGCAATTGTTGAATGGTCGAGATTCTTGATGGAAAGTGAACTCTTGTTTTACAATCGTCACCATGGTTGATATAATTCTTCTTCTGAAATTTGATGTTAAACTCCAAATTCGATCTTATTTTGTTACTTTGATTGAGATGATCGAAATGGGGATGTTAACTGTGGTATATTTATACTAGAAAATAGTGACTATTCTATTCTATTGCTTTGCTTGGTTTGGAGTTGTTGGTAAATATGATTCATCTTGGGCATGTGTAAATAGTGACTATTAGGCTGGTTTTGGAGTTTTGGTGATTTATGTATAGTTTCGTATATGATTCCTTTTGGATAGAGATGGCCAGTGGGTCGGGTTTGACCCAACCCACCTTGATACAGTCTATAGTGGGGTTATATGGGTTAGGCACACTTATGACAAATGACACAATCCAACTCAATCCGGATATTTTTTTTGATGTATCGTGGGTCGGATTTTGTCAACACAGCCCATTTCGATCCACCTCGTCGGACCCGACACAACCCACCACGACACGCCCGACCCACCCAATCCAACACACGAACCAAACCGACCCAACACACGAACCCAACCCGCGAAACTCATCCTAATTTAAACAATTTTGTATGTATAAAATACTaataaattctaattttattgtgtaaatatacattaaccacatttaagtgagttagtgaataacataaaaaataattaagagtttatacAAATTTTATAACTTAATTTTTATCGCTTGATTAATCGTCCAAACTCACCTGATCCAAATTAGTTCCTAAAACTCATGTAAACCTACCAAACCCACCATACCCCTGAAATCACATATGCCGTAACCCACCAAACCCATCAGATCCACCCGACCCGCACGACCCACGTAACCCACGACCCATCATGTGCTGTGTCCATTTTTTTCCGACACAACCCACGCCTCGACCTACCCTATTTTAACTGAGGCGGATCGTATGTCAATTATCGCCGACGCACAACCCACCAAACCCACTCACGACCCATCCAACTCACCACGTTGTCCATCTCTACTTTTGGGTATATGAGTCAAATATGGAGCATGTTCTTTGGGGCATGTGTTAAATATTGAGCATTTTTCTGTTTATATATACCTCCTAGTTCTATCCACGGGTTTATCAATAAAGGAgtacgaaaaaaaaaaaaaaaaaaagaagatgtGGTTAAACTTCAAAGTCTATTATGGCGTCTATTCTAACTCCAACTAAGGATTATACCCGCATCAAGGCCGACCCTCAACACGTGCAAAGTGAGAGCATTGTTAATGGTGTGTATTTCTTTTGTATTTGGGgaaaaataaggggaaaaaGTCAAAATTTAAGTGTTAGACCATAGTTATCAAACACCTTGGTTTGGTATTTAGGATAGAGAagtgaataaaaaataatactccgtaaaagAGGTTGAGAGATGAGTAAGAAAGTTACAGAGATaatgaaaccaaaaaaaatttggtgttcatgaacaccaaaTGGAAAACCAAAATCTTCCTTGGAGAGATTGACATGTGTCACATGGGGACCAAAATTATtggttatcttttttttttcttttaaattgCAATGTGATTTATGACATATATTTGTTGTGTTAAAAATACATAACTATTGCAAATTTACAATTCCCACAAAATAAATATTACAACTcaacaaagtttttttttataaatgtctttatttttttatgctCTATAAATAGACACCATTATCGATCCACTTTAGATcacaaaaaaaatctaaattttcttctctcttgtttaattttttttttttttttgaaaaaactctTGTTTAAAATTTTTGTTGTTAACAAAAACTTAAACAATGAATAACAACTCATTTTCTATGAGAAATAACAATCCTCGATAGTCCAAAAATATCCAAAATTCCCAAACAGATCCAACTTTGCAAACTTATTCACATTTAGTTATAGATTTAAATTCTCAGATAAATCCGTTTTCACAAATTTTTCCTCAATTTCCAAGTTATGAGTCATGCAACGTTAACATTAATATGAattgattagttatatgttagtAGTATGCAATACCACTATTTAAGGTTTGTAATGATCGAGTTTTTAGGTACCAAGTTAAGTTTATTATTGATATAAATTATACACATTAACAAGTGAAGTTTtacttagtttaatttttaagtattttttaattgaaaatttggtgaacactacctttaagtttggtggttttgggaattgctaccttttaaaaagaaaattatattttactaccttataagtttggtttgtttgactaacactaccatttgacgttttcgttaatgttttccgTCTTTGAACTCCACTACGACGgttatttaatatggcaaatgaACAAAACGACAAATGAACAAAGATGTTTAAAAGAATAGAAAAAGTACACGACGAAAAACATTAACAGAAAACGTCAAATGGAAGTGTTGTTCAAACAagccaaacttataaggtagttaaattttaaaaagtttttataaggtagcaattcacaaaaccacaaaaattaaaggtagtgttgcacaaaatttcctttttaattaaatatttattaaccgATTATAAAATTTacttaataaacaattaatatgCCACTAACGTAattaataacaattaattatgccactaataatttaattatatacttaCCATAACAATATCATGAGATATAAATGTAGGTGGGGTATGAATGATGTAGAAGAGagaatatttttttggtgtttgttaaatgttgttaaatgttgttggtgttgaatttggtgttggggagagagaaatggaaaaatattatattttattaggttGAAGACCAAAACCAAGGTGTTTGATTACTATGCTCTTAATGGGTGGAAAATTTTTGCACTTGGGGAGTGCAAAACCAAAAACCCCCTTGGCATGGGGATTTTTTAGATTTGGAGTGGGAAAATTCACCCAATCTAAATCCGCCATGTAGCATGACATAAAAAATAATGTAACGATTATTTTTCAGCGggaatttatttatatttttgattcataaaaaaataaaataaatttaccaTCATTCATAAAAATTCAAGATCTACAAATAGACATCCATTTTGATAtaatttaactcaatttttttccaTTTCTCTCTCTAGTTTGATTATTTACAACTATATGTACCAAAAACTTAATTACTCATtttctaatttttatttatttatttatttattattattattattattattattattattattattattattattattattgttgttcttagagagagaagtagGGGTAGAGAAAGAGGGGTGAATAGTTTTTCTTTTGCTCATGGATAAGAGAAAGATGAGAGATTTATTTTTGCTAAtggcaaaaaagaaaaatgatgagtgagaaagtgggtagagagagagagggatgGTGATTTTTTTTGCACATGGTTAACAATGGTCTGAGCATTTGCACAGGACCGTAAAAATAAAGGTATTGCTACTAGATAACGGGGCATTAACACAAACAACTTACATAAGAGGTAAATACTCAACCCATATTTTTTTGCTGGATAGCTATACATGCAGCTCAGCGTGCACACGAGCTAAAACGACGCCGTTTTGCTTGTTTCAGCTCCAGTCTCACATTCCTTCCTTAGCGCCAGATGTCTTTCTTGTTTTTCCTCTTTCTCTTTGTTTACTGATCACGCTTTAATCAATTCAAAAACTATTCTATCTCCTCTTCTTTTTCTCCCTCATGCAGTGTTTCTCCTTCGAGTTCGTTGATTAAAATTTCAGCCATGGCTTCCTTTCTTTCTAAATTATGCTCTGTTACTGATTTTACTAGCAAAGCTTCCATTGATGCTATACTTGCTGAAATTAATGCTGATAATTCTTCAATACTCTCTGTGTCGATGAAGGAATGTGAGTTTTTATTCAATTATTTGTTTAGTtttacttttgattttgttatttTGCGATTCTCAttctctttaaaaaaaattagtttcgATTATGTTGTTTGCGATTCTGATTCAattgttataaaaataattcTTAGATATTATTCTTCTTACGTTCATATTTTTATTAGGTTTTACTTTCGAACAATTGTTCATCGCCTTTGATGATTTTGTATATTTTCcagattttaatattttttggaaaatttaCGGATTTGTTTTTGATGATTGTGAACATATCTCACTCATATTCTGAACATGATTTTCGTTATTCACTTATGTTAATATTTTTGCTGTTGTGATTACCTTATTATTACAACACATGTATTGAAGTTTTATGATTATGAACATGTGGTGTTAATATATGTACATCATACAATTTTAATTGAACATCATATTTACCCTTTGCTTTTAACAGTGTCAAAAGAAGTAGTAGTGGTTGAAGAAGCATCTGAATCAGAATTAATGTTAAAAGAAGTTAGGAGTGATGATGAAGGTTATGAAATGTATAAAGACTATGCATTTAGGAAGGGTTTCAATATTTGTAAGGGATTAATTAGGACTAGTCGTAGAACTGATTTGTGGAGTATGCGTAGATTTGTTTGCTCCAATGCTGGTTTTAAAGATGTTAAGAAGGAAATATTGAGGAAGTATGAGAGGTCTGAATTTGCGTACAAGTTGTACTATTTTTGTTCAGTTTTCTATTACCAAGGATGGTGTTTGGACTGTGGTGAGACATAACATGACTCACATTCATCTTATGATTCCATTTGACAATAGATACTTGCTTAGGTCTCAAAGAGACATTACAGAGGAGCAACTCAAGTATCTTAGTGTAATGAAAGCTAGTGGTTGCAGAGTGTCTGATATGCTTTATCAAATCAGAAAAAGGTTGGAGGATCTCCTAGTCTAGGGTTTATTACTGCTAATACATACAACGCTTTGGCTGCTGAAAAGGCTATGAAACTTGATGGTAAAGATTGTAATCAGTTAATTAAGTACTTTGCTCAAAGACAAGCTTCTGAGAGTGATTTTTATTACGATTTTGAGTTAGATGAACATGAATGTCTTATTAGTTTATTTTGGAGGGATAGAAGGATGAAACAGGATTATGAGTATTTTGGTGATTTATTGGTGTTTGATACGACATACCGGACAAACCGGTATGATATGATTTGTGCACCAGTTGTTAGAATGAATCATCACTGCAACAATGTTGTTTTTGGTTTGGGGTTCATGGTTAATGAGAGTATTGCTTCCTTTATTTGGTTGTTTGAGTCTTTCTTGCGATCAATGGGTGGCGGAATACCCAAAACTATAATGACAGATCAAGCTCATGCCATCGTTGCTGCTATTAGGGATGTGTTCCCCGGGTCTAGGCATCGTTTGTGCATGTGGCATCTTGGAGAGAATTTAAAGAAGAATATTGCTACCTGTTAGGAGGGAAAATACCCTCCTGGTGACGTGTCTCAAGTGTGCCATCACGACGTGTAAGTAGCAGCCAGCAAGGCATGAGTTATGACTGGACAACTTGACCCCAACGGTTGAGTATGACGGAAACGGTTACAAACGGATGATTAAATGTGTAAACTTGAGTTTAGCAGCGAAGCATTAACCATCTTAATTGTGCCCTATTATGTACATTAATTACGTACGTTACACCTTTGTACGAGGCTTATCAAATGGCCTAAAAGGCTCCCTTGTAAAGATAAGTTCACTTGCTAATAAAATACGCTCTTATGCTCTTACGAATTGCTCTCACTTTCTCGTATTATCTAGTtgaatcgattgttagcaccttcctAAAGACAAGTTCGACTCTAAGTAGAATTtttccaaaacaatttggcgcccaccgtggggtttacaatcaaaagcagctcgGTAATCCCAATCCAAACACCATGTCTGGAAATGCAAGTTCATCCAACGATGTCACTCGCAGCGTTGAAGCCATGGAACAACGTATCAGCCTCCTCTAAAGGGAGAACGAAGCTTTGCAGTCGCAGGTCAGATCTGCCACCTCCATCGCCATCGGGTCCAGGTTCCAGTACCGTCAAGATACATCTGGGCTGAGTCGCCGCCTCGACCTCGATGTTGCTCCTGATCATCCCCTCCATGTACCGTTTGGCGAGCCCGGAGGTCCAATCCTCGAACAGATCCGCGAGTTTGAGCCCCTGAAAAGCCAACCCCGCCCAAATCCGGGTTGGCTGCCTCCTCCTCCAAACCAAGCACTTTCCATAGGCGCATCGACGACCGTCACAACTTCGACGGCCGCCCAAGCCATCCTGTCTAGGATGGTTACATCCCAAGTGGCGGCATCAGTTCCTATGTCCCAACTCATCTCCAACCCGGTATTCCGTCCGTTACCTCCTCCAACGGTAACTGTGTCAACATCAATCCCTGCCTCGACATCGCCGCGGAGACCTACTCCACCGCCAATAACCCAAGCACCATGGGATCAGCTATTCACCCAGCAAGTCGTTCAACCAGTTGTCAACCTAGTCACCTCGGCACCAGGAGCACCTCCTCAGATGATGGCGATCCCCTTGGCTAGCCAAGCACCACAAGCAGCTTTCCCACATACACCACTCCGCCCGGATTCCACTAGAAACTATTCCAGTTATAATACCCCTATCAGGTCAGTTGTTCTAGTTAGTCATGGCTTTGTAACTCCTTTTCCTTACATGACAGGTACAACGCTGCCCAGGGGACAACTCCCATCATGCAACAGGTCGTGCTGTAGTTCACTCCCAATCAACCTCAGAACGTGTACCCGCAAAATACCTATTATCAACACCTTCAAGCTAGCCTTCCCGAAACATTAAGCCCCCTCGTCCCGGTGCTTAACAACATCTGCGAGAAAACCAACTATCAGCTCCAGAAAATCATGACCATGAAAAATAAAATCCCCGGAGTACCCACACCCATCAAAGAAGCCAACCTGGACAGTTATGCCAACTCACCATATGCCGACCCTATCGATGCAATCGACATCCCGAAACGGTTCAGTCCACCCAATATGCCCATGTACGATGGAACCACCGACCCGAGAGAACATATATTAACCTACAAATAGCGCATGATGACAATCCCAGTCCCCAAGCATATGAGGGAGGCCAGTATGTGCAAAGGTTTCGGCTCGACATTAGTCGGATTCGCCCTAAAGTGGTTAACCAGCCTGCCAAATGGGTGCGTCACTTCCTTTGCACATCTCGACAACATGTTTAACCAGGAATTCGCCAGTAGTAGGGGGTTAGAGAAGCAGACAAGCGATCTATACCGTGTAGTCCAGCGGCCTGACGAACCCTTGAAGGACTACATAACTTGATTCATTAGGGAGAAGGTG contains these protein-coding regions:
- the LOC110805996 gene encoding protein FAR1-RELATED SEQUENCE 5-like, whose amino-acid sequence is MASFLSKLCSVTDFTSKASIDAILAEINADNSSILSVSMKELSKEVVVVEEASESELMLKEVRSDDEGYEMYKDYAFRKGFNICKGLIRTSRRTDLWSMRRFVCSNAGFKDVKKEILRKYERYLLRSQRDITEEQLKYLSKKVGGSPSLGFITANTYNALAAEKAMKLDGKDCNQLIKYFAQRQASESDFYYDFELDEHECLISLFWRDRRMKQDYEYFGDLLVFDTTYRTNRYDMICAPVVRMNHHCNNVVFGLGFMVNESIASFIWLFESFLRSMGGGIPKTIMTDQAHAIVAAIRDVFPGSRHRLCMWHLGENLKKNIATC